TTGGTTCGGCACCGACTCGCTGGGACGGGATCTGTTTATCCGCGTTCTTTACGGCGCTCGCATTTCGTTAGCCATCGGCGTCGCCGCCAGCGTCATTAACCTTTTGATCGGCGTCACCTACGGCGGCATCGCCGGTTTCTTCGGCGGACGCACGGACCGCATCATGATGCATTTGGTGGACATTCTTTACGGCATCCCCATGCTGCTTTACGTCATTTTGCTGATGGTGCTGTTAAAACCTGGCTTGACCAATCTGTTTCTGGCGTTAGGCATTGCCTACTGGCTGGGCATGGCGCGCATTGTCCGCAGCCAGATTCTAACTTTAAAAGAGCGGGAATTCGTCTTGGCCGCCCGCTCCTTGGGACTAAGTCCTTGGCGCATTCTTTTCCGCCATCTGCTGCCCAACTGCAGCGGCCCCATCCTGGTAACGATGACGCTAGCCATCCCGGAAGCGATTTTCGCCGAAGCCTTTTTAAGCTTCATCGGTTTGGGTGTTGCCGCTCCCATGGCTAGCTGGGGCGTCCTGGCGTCCGAGGGGCTGACAAGCGTCCGTTCCTATCCCTACCAGCTCCTCTTTCCGTCTTTGGCCATCAGCCTTACCATGCTGGCCTTCAACTTCCTTGGTGACGGGTTGCGCGACGCCTTGGATCCTCACAGCAAACGTTAGGAGGCTTTTTTATGAAGCACTTACATACAAAATTAGAACAACTTGCCGCAAGCTGTCCTTGCCGTTGGAGCGTCATCGTTACTGACGACGCCGGGCATGACTTATACTCAGTTCGGCCGGATATTATCTACCCTTCGGCCAGCATGATCAAGGTACCCATCCTCTTTGAAATTCTGCGCCAAGCGGCTGCAGGAACAGTATGCCTCCAAGAGACGCTGTCCCCCTCCGCTTCCTGCCGCGTCGGCGGCGCCGGCATTTTAAAAGAGCTAAACCTGTCCCTGCCTCTGAACATCCGCGATTTGTGCGTTTTGATGATCTCCCTCAGCGACAACACCGCCACGAATACTCTCATCGAACGAGTAGGCATGACGGCGGTAAACCAAACGATGAGCAACCTGGGCCTTACCCATACCCGATTGCAGCGCCGCATGATGGATTTTGCCGCCGCCGCAGCGGGACTGCAAAACGAAACCAGCGCCGCTGACATGGCCAAACTGTATCAGCTTCTTCTCCATGCGCAAGGACTGCCGCCTTCGTACGCCGCACTGGCTTTAAACATTCTTAAGAGCCAGCAGATTCGAGACAAAATCCCCTTCTACCTGCCGGAGAGCCTGTCTTTGGCCCACAAAACCGGCACCTTGGACGGCGTCGAGCATGACGGCGGTATTATGTACCTGCCTGCGGGTCCTTTTATTGTCTGCATTTTCGCCGACGGACTGCAAAACAACGCCCACGGGCTGCAGCTCATCGCTCAGATGGGCCGCGCTATCTACGACGCCTTGCTGCAGGAGGAAAGCTAATGCGTATTTCCTTGCGCCAGCTTGCTGTGCTTCTGCTGCTGGTCGTTCTAACCGCCACAGGCTGCAGTCGTCAACCGCAGCAAACCGCAAACACGCTGCGCTATGTATTGGAAGCCGAGCCCGCCACCTTAGATCCGGCTAAATCCACGGCCATCCCGGAATCTTTGGCCGAGCTGCAGCTTTTTGAAGGACTGACCCGTCTGGATGCTAAAGACCGGCCCCTGCCTGGCGTGGCGACGCAGTGGGAAATTTCCGCCGACGGCCTGCGCTACATCTTCCACCTGCGCCCAGACGCCCGCTGGTCTAACGGCGAGGCTCTCACCGCTCATGATTTTGTCTATTCCTGGCGACGCGCTTTAGACCCGGAAACGGCTTCGGAAAACTCCTATATGCTGTACGCGCTGAAAAACGGCCAAGCCTTCAACGAAAAAGAGGCTGCCCCCGAAGACGTCGGCGTCCGCGCTCTGGATGAGCGCACGCTGGAAGTCACTTTGGAAAAGCCCACCGCTTACTTTCTCAGCTTGGCTTCGTTCCATGCTTTTTATCCCGTTCACCGCGCCAGTATTGAAAAAGCGCCGGAAAGCTGGTCTTCCCAAGCGGAAACGCTTATCGGCAACGGCCCCTTTCGCCTGACCGGCTGGGTGCATCACGGCAGCTTATCCTTCGCCAAAAATCCCTACTATCGCGATGCCGCCTCCATCCGTTTGGTCGGCATGTACTGGCCCATCGTGGACGCCCAGGCCACCCGTCTGACACTGGTGGAAACCGGCCAAGCGGATATGATGGTCGAGCCGCCAGTAGTAGAGCATGACCGCCTGCAAAAAGAAGGCCTCCTGCGCATCGCCCCCTATCTGGGCCTCTATTATTACGTTTTCAACACCCAAGCGCCGCCATTTGACCGCCTGGAAGTGCGCCGCGCCTTCGCGCTGTCCTTTCAACGTCAAGCACTGATTACCCACGTAGTCAAAGGAGGCAAGCTTCCGGCCTACGCCTGGGTGCCTCCGGGCCTCACCAATCCGGCTACCGGCCTTGATTTTCGTCAAGAAGGCGGCGATCTAAGCCGCGAAGATGCAGCCGCCGCCAAAGAAGCGCTGCAAAAAGCAGGCTACGGAAATGCGCTGCCGCCAGTCACGCTGCTTTTCAACACCGGCGAAATGCATAAGGCCATCGCCGAAGCCGCTCAAGAGATGTGGAAGCAAAGCTTGGGAGTCGCCGTCACCTTGACCAATCAGGAATCAAAAGTCTTTCTGGCGTCCCGCACGCGCGGCGAGTTCCAAATCGCCCGCGCTTCTTGGATTGGCGACTACGCTGATCCCATGACCTTTTTGGATGTTTTCAAGGACGCCACAAACGACGCCAGGTATCAAAATCCACGCTATAACGCGTTGATTGAAGAGGCGCAAAGCGCGCTCGATCCGGCGCGCCGCATGGCGGCCATGCACGAAGCGGAGCAAATTCTCCTTGATGACGCTGTCATCTTGCCTATTTACTACACCACCCAGCCCTATGTAGCCAGCCCTCGCCTGCAAGGCGTCTCCTGGTCAGTACTGGGCTTGGCGGATTTCAAGGATTCCTACCTATTAGAAAACCGCTAATTTATTCGTATCTCACGCTCAAATGGTCATTTTTCCGTCATACATTGTCAGAAATCCTCGGCAGAGCGCCGCTATGCCTGCGTTTTCTTCCTCGTCTGCCGAAAAAAGCCCTCATTTGAGCGGAGCACTCATTAAATCATCGGCTTTCTTGGAAAATTTCCCAAGATAACCTATAGTCACATGAAAGTACAACTAAAAAAGATCATTTCCATAACCATTTACCTATAGAAAGGTTTAGAGTAATGAAATCATTAATCAAACCGCGCCCGTTACGACAGGGTGATACGATCGGCCTTGTAGCGCCGGCTAGTCCAGGAAAGGCGGAGGAATTGGAGCAAGGCGTGCGCTGGCTGCAGGCGCAGGGCTTCCAGGTCAGCCTAGGCAAGAGCGCCGCTTATACTGACGGCATCTGCGCCGGCGACGATGCCCTACGCGTTGATGATTTGCATACTTTTTTTGCCGATCCTAGCATTGCAGGCATTCTCTGCATACGCGGCGGCTACGGCAGCATGCGTCTTTTGCCGCAGTTGGATTACGAACTGATCAAGCGCCACCCCAAGGTGTTTATGGGCTATAGCGACATTACCGCGCTGCACACGGTGTTGCAGCAGCAATGCGGCTTGGTGAGCTTTCACGGCCCCATGGCGGCTTCGGATTTTGGCCGGGAGCCACTATCTGATTTTACCTGTAAGCACTCGCTTCGAGCTCTTACCAGCACCAACCCGCTTGGCGAGCTGCCCACGCCGCCTGCCGGAGCGACCCCTTTTTTTCTGGTTCCCGGAGAGACGTCCGGCCCTCTGTGCGGGGGCAATCTCAGCTTGATTACCGCCACCTTGGGCACGCCGTACGAACTGGATACTGCCGGACGCATTCTTTGCCTGGAAGAAGTGGGCGAAGCGCCTTACCGTCTGGACAGACTGCTGACGCAGCTGCACCTTGCCGGTAAGCTGCAGGCGGCAGCAGCCATTGTCATGGGCGTCTGCAGCAACTGCGACAGCGAAGAAGACCCGCCCGGCCAGCGCACTGTCGATGTGCTGCGCGAACGCCTTGGTTCTTTAGGCAAGCCTGTTCTTTGCGACGTTTCCTTTGGGCATACGTCGGACAAACTTACGCTGCCTTTGGGCGTCCAGGCTATGGTTTCGCCGCGAGCCGGCCTAGTCCTGACAGAAGCCGCTTTAGAGGAGGCCCCTGCTAATGTTTACTGAAGAAAAAAAACGTCTTTGCCAAAAAGTCGACGCTCTGGAAGCGGAAATGACCCGACTCAGCCTGGCTTTGCACGCACGGCCGGAACTGGGAAATGAAGAATACGAAGCAGCGCAACTTTTGACCGACGCCAGCCGCATGCAAGGCTTTCACGTAACCCAAGGCGTCGCCGGTCTTCCCACGTCGTTTCTGGCCAAACGCGGCGACAGCGGCCCTAAAATCGCTTTTTTAGCCGAATACGACGCACTGCCTGGTCTTGGTCATGCCTGCGGACACAATCTGATCGCTTCGATGAGCTTTGGCGCAGCCGCTGCCTTCGCCGCCTTAACGACAAGCCAAGCACAAACCTATTTTATCGGCTGCCCGGCGGAAGAAACCCAAGGCGGCAAGATCGCTTTGACTAACGCTGGCGTATTTAACGGCTTTGACGCCGTTTTCATTATTCATCCCAGCGACGAAACCACCTTAGGCGGCACATCCCTGGCATCCCACCCCTTATGCGTGCGCTTTCACGGCCGCGAGGCTCACGTAGCCAGCCGCAGCGAACGCGGCATTAACGCCCTGGATGCGCTGGTGCTTTTTTATCAAGGGCTGCAGGGACTGCGGCTGCGTTTTGGCGAGCAAGCACTCATTGCCGGTATCATTACCGCTGGCGGCACAGCGCCCAACATCGTCCCCGCCTTGGCGGAGATGAAATGCACGGTGCGCTCCCTTAGCAGCGACTATTTGGAACAGCAGGTGCTTCCCGCCGTCCGCGCTCTGGCGACCGGCATAGCTGAAGGCACTGGCGCAACGGTAACGTTGGAGCACTATGAACCGCTGTTTAAGGAACTTATCCAGAATACTGACCTTGCGGCTTATTTTGCGGAAAATCTGCGTCTTCTCGGCGAACCAGTCCGCCAGTTGCCAGACAACGACGCTGGCGGCTCCACGGACGTAGGCAATGTCAGCCATGTAGCGCCGACACTGCACCCGGAACTGTCTATTGGGGCCGGTTTGACAGCTCATACGCCTGCTTTCGCCCAAGCCGCCGGTTCCGCTGCAGCCCAAAAACGAGCCCTTATCGGCGCCAAAGCCATGGCCATGAGCGCCTGGGATATATGCTTACAGAACACCAAAAGGAGTTTACTATGAAATTTATTTCTTGGAACGTCAACGGCCTGCGCGCCTGTCTAGGCAAAGGCTTTAACGACTTTTTTCAGCAAAGCGACGCCGACTTCTTCTGCGTGCAAGAAACGAAAATGCAGCCGCACCAAGCGGAATTGGACTTTCCAGGATACGAGCAGTACTGGAACAGCGCCGTCAAAAAAGGGTATTCCGGCACGGCCGTCTTTACTCGTCATACGCCGCTCTCCGTACGCTTGGGCATGGGCCTGGAAGAGCACGATCAGGAAGGACGCCTGCTTACGCTGGAGTATCCGGATTTTTTCCTGGTTAATGTCTACACTCCCAACTCTCAGCGAGAATTGGCGCGTTTGGATTACCGCATGCAGTGGGAAAACGATTTCCGCCGCTACTTGGCAAAGCTGGATACAGAAAAAGCGGTCATTCTGTGCGGCGACATCAACGTCGCCCATCAGGAAATCGACATTAAAAATCCTAAAAGCAATCGCCGCAACGCAGGCTTCACTGATGAAGAACGCGGCAAAATGAGTGAACTCCTCATGGAAGGTTTCACAGATACCTTCCGCTACCTTTATCCAGCGCGCGAAAACGCCTATACCTGGTGGTCCTACATGATGAAGGCCCGCGATCGCAATGTTGGTTGGCGCATTGACTATTTTCTCGTCTCCGACCGCCTGCAGGATCGAATCAAAGAAGCGATGATTTACGCCGATATTATGGGCAGCGATCATTGCCCGGTGGGGCTAGAACTGAAGTAACGAGGATTGAACAAGAGAATCGGAGTCACGTGAGGGTACACAAGAGGAGTACTGGGGCAACGATTTTGAACAGGAGTAGATGGAGTAGAGTGAGGGTACGTTGAGGCTGCGAAATATGAAATTGAACCTCAAAACATAAAATACTAAAAGCCGGTGAAATCCTGATACCAAAGGATTTCACCGGCTTATTTTACGTTACACTAAATACCGTTTTCTACCCTCTTGCGGCCCCTCCGATTCTCCGGTTCTCTTGTTCAAAAAACCCTCGGGCCCTCCCTTTACTCACTCTACTCCTGTTTAAAAACCCGTTACTATTCCCTGCCTGGCAGCAGGGCCAGGGCCTCCGCTTCGGGCACAGGCTTGCTAAAGAGATAGCCCTGCAAATAGTCGCAGCCCATTTCCAGCAAGCATTGACGCTGTTCAGGCAGTTCTACGCCTTCCGCCACGACCAGCAAGCCCATGGAATGAGCCAAATGAACGATGGATTTAACAAGCTGCGTCCGCTCGCCGTCTTCGCCCAGTGTCTTAATGAAAGTCTTGTCAATTTTCAGGGTATGCACAGGCAGATTGTTCAAATAGGTCAAGGAAGAATAGCCTGTACCGAAATCATCCAGTGACAACAGCAGGCCACGCGCCCGCAAACGCCACAGTTTTTCAATGTTTTCGGCCATTTCTTCAATCAATACGCTTTCCGTAATTTCCAGTTCCAGCTGCTTGACGCTGATGCCAGCCTCGGCAATGCATTCGTCCACGAATTCTACAAAGCCGTATTCCATCAACTGCCGTGCGGAAATGTTGACGGCCACCCGCAAATGCCCTTGTCCGTTCGCCGCCAGACGAGCGGCAAACGCGCAAGCTTCCTTCAAGACCCAACGACCAATAGGCACAATCCAACCGCTCTGCTCTGCAAAAGGAATAAATACGTCCGGCGCAATTAAGCCCTTTTCAGGATGCATCCAGCGCAGCAGGGCTTCAAAGCCAATTATTTCGCCATCATTGACCCGAACCTGCTGCTGATAAAACAAGCGCAGTTCGCCCACTTCCAACGCCTGCCGCAGCCCAGCAGCCAGCCAAATTTTTTGATCCGTCTGCGCCAGCAGCGTCCTTTCGTAAAAACACCAGCAATTGCGACCAGCGCGTTTGGCCGCATACATGGCCAAGTCCCCTTTACGCAACAGTTCTTCCATATTCTCGCCGTCTTCGGGATATAAAACAACCCCTACACTGGCGGAAAGGCGCAGTTTGCCTGTACTCACTTCATAATCACGGTACAGATTGCTCACAAGATCTTCCGCCATCTTGACCGCTGCATTCATATTGGCGCCGGGAACAACCGCCACGAATTCATCGCCGCCAATACGCGCTATGTAACAGTCCCTATTCAAGGCCTCATATACTTGGCGGCTGGCGGCGCAGATCACTTCATCACCAATAGAGTGTCCAAAATGATCATTGATATCTTTCAACTCATCCATATCAATGAAAAAGAGCGCTCCCATTTGAGGTTCTTCCACGAGACACTGCGTCAGCTTTTCCTTGAGATTTTCCCGATTTGGCAAGCCTGTCAGCCCGTCAAAATAAGCCAGACGATGCATTTTTTCCTGCACCTTCAAGCGTTCCAGCGCCACTAGGGCTAAATCCGCAAATTGCTGCAGCGTTGCCACATCTTCTTTATGTACAATATGCTCCTGCCGCCAACTGATGGTCAGAACGCCTCGCACCTCGCCCTCCTGAATCAAGGGCAGCATGATCACGCTCTTCAAATCCGTCAGCCGCGCATCGTCCATACGACCGGTGAAAGAGGCATACTCCGGAACGTATAGCAATTCTTTTTGCTCATACACCAAGCCTTCCATGCCTGTTGCCAACGGCTGCACCTCATGGAGGAAAGGCAAGTACGCCCCCCGGCTATAACACATGCGAAAGCCCGGCGTTTTTTCCTCATAAAGAGAAATATAACCGTCTGGCGAGTCTACCAAATACATAGCATTATCCAGAATAACTTCAAACAGCTCTTGCACATCTGTCAAAGGCCGAGTCAAAAGGGCCGTCACTGCTCGATACTGTCGTTCCCGCCGCAGCACCTCTTCCTCCGCTTTCTTACGCACAGCCACTTCCTCTGCCAAGCTGTCGTTTAGCAGCGCCAATCGCTCATTGCTTTCAAGAGCTTCTTCATTCATGGCCAAGAGTTCTTGATTGGCCGCTCCTAGGTCCTGCGTGCGCCGTTCTACTAGGACTTCCAGTTGCCCTTGATACTGAGCCAGCGAATCAATCATGCGGTTAAAATAACCCGCCATTTCTCCCAGCTCATTTCCCTTATGTACCGGCAGGCGCACCGATAAATCGCCGCCGCTGACTTGCCTTGTCGCCTCTACCAACTTCCGAACGGGAAGACTAAAGCGCCTCGCAAGCCACCAGGTCAAACATACAGAAAGCAGCAGCACCCAGCTTCCGAGGAGAAAATTCCGCAGCGACACGTCTTTGATGAAAGCCATGGCAGCGCTTTTCTTTTGTACTACAATCAAACTCCAGGGCGCTGATAAGCCTGGCATGGGAATGCTGCGATACGCGCAAAGGTATTCGTCTCCATCTTTTTCTTCATAAGAGGATATGCCGTTTTCCCCTTGCAAGACGGTTTGCACTATCGTTTCTAAGCCCGCTGGCAAAGTAAAGGATTCCTCTCGCACCACTTCGTTGTTCCCTGCATCGGTGACCATTTTTCCGTTGCTGTCACGCACCAAAACAGCCTTGTGCTTTGACTTATAGTTATAAAGCTCATTTACCTGACGCCGATCCGGATGCGCAATAACCCCGCCGTTACCGTCCAGAAGATAGGCATAGCTCCCGGCGCCGGAATTAAAATTATCCACCAGGTCCTGTACTTTAGATACCTCGATGTCCGCCATTAAAATGCCGTTTAAACGCCCTTCTTGAGAAACATCATGCACAATGGTAGTAATGGGAGCCTCTGTTGTTAAAGAGTAATACGTATCAGATACATAAGACTGCCGCTGCGCCATGAATTTTTTAAACCAAGGTCGTTCCGCCCGATTGCCAGAGACTCCGCTCGAACGAGCCAGTTGATCTCCATCCAAGCTTGTCACCGCCAGCAATTGAAAAAACGGATACTGCCTTACCGTTTCCTGCAGCAACTGTCTCTGCTTGTCTACATTTCCATCAACAACAGTAGGCGATTTAGCCAGCAGCGAATTAACATTGTAGGCATTTTGCATAAATAGAGCTACATTATTGGCCAAGCTATGGGCCATTTGGTAATTGGTCTGCTGCATAGTGCGCTCATATTCTTCGGCCATAAAGTAGTAGCTCAGATACAAAGTAGAAGCCAGCGTCAACACGACAATACCAGACGTAAACAAGACCATCTGACTGCGAATAGTGCCAAAGATTGTCATGCGGCTCCTCCTTTTACTAAGTACATTCAACAGGTCTGCAGCTTTCAACATAAGCCTCTTTGCTTTGTCATTATTTTTTATTTATTTTATTCCACATAGTGGAATTCTCTCTTTTTTGCAAAATTCCTACTTGCATATTTTCTGTATAATATTTTTTGCACTTTCGTTAACTTTTTAAGACTAAGGAACTAAACTTTGTTTAATCCTTCGAGACTTTAGTCTTAACAAGATAACTTTTCCGAACCCCCATCGTTTCCTGTGCATAAAGATACAAAGGAGCTGTCCGCCAAAGGTTTTAACCTTGGCAGACAGCTCCTCTAAAACCAGCCAGATCTTTATGCTTAAGGTTTCACGCTGGCTTTAAATACTTGCTTGCCGTCTTTCATTTCAATAATAACCGCGCTCTTCACAGCGTCATGGGTAGCATTCAAGGTCGTAGAACCGGTGATAGCCGGGAAGTCTTTGGTTTCGGACAAGGCAGCGCGGATTTTGTCCGGCTCCAGGCTGTTGGCGCGTTTGATAGCGTCAATCAGAGCGTTCGCGGCGTCGTAACCCAGAACGGCCATAGCGTCCGGCATCTGACCATATTCCTTTTTATAGGCTTCCACAAAAGTTTTGCAAGCCGGAGAAGTATCTTCGACAGAGTAATGATTGGTGAAATAGGTGTTATTCAAAGCTTCGGCAGTACCCAATTCTACCAGTTTAGGAGAATCCCAGCCGTCGCCGCCCAAGATCGGAGCAGTAATCCCAAGTTCCCGGGCCTGCTTAACGATTTTGCCCACTTCTTCATAGTAACCAGGCACATAGATAACTTCAGCATTCAGAGATTTAATCTTGGTCAAAATGGTTTTGAAGTCCTGATCTTTTTGCAGGTAGGACTCTTCCGCCAAAATGCTGCCGCCGCCTTTGGTAAAGGAGTCTTTAAAGAAAGCAGCCAAGCCTTTGCTGTAATCGCTGCTGTTGTCGATCAGCATAATTGCGCTTTTTACTTTCAACGTGTTCAACGCAAAATTAGCGCCCACAGTTCCCTGGAAGGGATCGATGAAACACATACGGTAGGTATATTGCTTCACTTTACCGCTTTTTTCATCCACAGTTACCTTGGGGTTCGTAGCGCCTACGGCCAGATAAGGCACTTTAGAGGCTTCCGCCACGCTCGAGGCCGCAATGGCGCTTGAGCTGGAGAACGTACCGGTCACAGCGACCACTTTATCCTGCGAAGCCAATTTCGTCATCGCATTGGCCGACTCAGAGGCTTCACTTTTATTGTCTGCAACAATTCCCTGAATCTGTTTGCCTAAAACGCCGCCTTTGGCATTTGCTTCTTTAATCGCCAATTTGGCGCCATTGGTAATGGAAGTTCCCAGAGTGGCGTTGCCGCCTGTCATTTCATTCAACAAGCCGATTTTAATGTCTTTGGAATTAGAATCGCCACAGCCGGCGACCAACCCTACCATCAATACCGCCATCACTATGGCCATCCATTTGATTCCCTTGTTCTTCACAAACCATCGCTCCCTCTCGAAACCACTGATTGACTCAGCCGTTCCTATACTTATTCCTATTTCACCAGCGTTCTTGCGACACTGTAAAACAGACATCCCTGACTCTCTCAAAACAAAAAGAGCCAAACATCTCGTTTGACTCTGAAAAGCACACAAAGCTGCAAATTTTTAGTTCCCCAAAAAAATGCACTTATGGCTCTGTCCTTTTGCCTGAGAGTTTCATCGGCCGCAACCGGCCGACTTGCCCCTTCGGCGCCCTGCTTTGGCAGGGGCTCTCCAGAGTTCCATCCATTTACGGTTTGGCGAATTTTCTAACAAAACTGCTTTCTCCCGCAAACTTCACACGGACACCCGTATTAAATTTTCAATACATTGTTTAGATTATACTAACATGTCTATTTTTTGTCAAGTCTTTGTCCTAAATTTTGTTGTTTGATACTCTCACTTCTATTTTTCGTCACAAACGCCCAAAATTCGAACTTGTCCGTCAGTACTTCGTACAGCCGGCTCTCACTCTGTGCGCGTTTCCAGGGCAAACCGCGGCTGCCGTTTTCCCTCCCAGGCCACCTCTTCAACAAACATGGTCAACGGGCGCACCCAAAGGCCTCCTTCACCGTACAAAGCGCGATAAACTACCAATTCTTCACTGGATTCACTGTGCTTTGCTACCCCCAGCACTTCATATTTATTGCCCTTGAAGTGACGATAAATACCTTTTTGCATGAGCTTCCTCCTTGTCAACAGCTTGTATTTGTTATTATGTAGTCTCTTTTTCCCAGCGTATTTTATACTCTAAACCACTTAAAAGCTTCGCTACTTCCAAATAAGAAAAACTGCCATTCTTCATTTTGGCATGAAAATCTTGGGTTCTCACGCCCAGCAATTCCGCCGCCTGCGCTTCGGTCATGCCTCCTTCGCGCAAAAGCAGCATCCGAATCCGCAACGATAGCTCTTCTCCTGTCATTTCATTCCTCCGTCTTTTTATTTTATACATTCTCTGAAAATTATACATATAAATGTATATCGTAGTTTTATTTTCGTGAATCTATAAAAAAATCAATTTAAATTCTTTAGTCCCCTCAAAGGCGCGACTTATAGCCTGCGTTTTGCAAAGCCCCTTAAAGCGCTGCACTTTCTTAGTCGCTTTCCTTTTTTTATGTTATGATAATAAAATAGGAAAAATTCAATAGTAAAAGGTGTGCTTTGTTATGGATCAAATGAATGACAACCAAAAAACCATCTCCGAACATGCTTACTGGTTTCTTTTCCACAGGGATGAACTGCTGATGAAAGAAAGCGCCGATGGTCTTCTTCTGCCTTCGCAGGAAGACTTGAGCGACCTCCCCTATCTGTCAGCCAAGCATGCCCAATATATAGGCTCGCTTGATTCCAACGCTTGCTTTGCCGCTACCATCGCCAGCGAAGACGTACCGCCTGGATTTGCATTGCAAAAATTACGCGGCGTGTATGGTCTTGTCGATGACGACGCTTTTCGTTTGGCCTTCCGTTCGTACCATGTTCGCACTTGGCTCAAAAACAATCGTTTTTGCGGCAGTTGCGGACAAGCCACGCAGCCGATGACGGAAGAACTGGCGGTTCGCTGCCCGCAGTGCGGTCATATTGCGTATCCGAGAATTTCTCCGGCCATTATTGTAGCGGTTACCAAAGGAGATGAAATTTTACTGGCCCATTCCAACCGCCTTCCTCCCGGACGCTACAGCGTCATTGCCGGCTTCGTAGAACCAGGCGAAACCTTGGAGGAATGCGTGCGCCGCGAGTTGGCTGAGGAAGTGGGTATTGAAGTCACAGACATCCGCTACT
The nucleotide sequence above comes from uncultured Anaeromusa sp.. Encoded proteins:
- a CDS encoding ABC transporter permease — translated: MNQPECTQNLLPPPASPWQRLQRHKAAMAGLYFLGALFLICLFFPMLSSLSYADQNLWEANAGPSAAHWFGTDSLGRDLFIRVLYGARISLAIGVAASVINLLIGVTYGGIAGFFGGRTDRIMMHLVDILYGIPMLLYVILLMVLLKPGLTNLFLALGIAYWLGMARIVRSQILTLKEREFVLAARSLGLSPWRILFRHLLPNCSGPILVTMTLAIPEAIFAEAFLSFIGLGVAAPMASWGVLASEGLTSVRSYPYQLLFPSLAISLTMLAFNFLGDGLRDALDPHSKR
- a CDS encoding serine hydrolase — its product is MKHLHTKLEQLAASCPCRWSVIVTDDAGHDLYSVRPDIIYPSASMIKVPILFEILRQAAAGTVCLQETLSPSASCRVGGAGILKELNLSLPLNIRDLCVLMISLSDNTATNTLIERVGMTAVNQTMSNLGLTHTRLQRRMMDFAAAAAGLQNETSAADMAKLYQLLLHAQGLPPSYAALALNILKSQQIRDKIPFYLPESLSLAHKTGTLDGVEHDGGIMYLPAGPFIVCIFADGLQNNAHGLQLIAQMGRAIYDALLQEES
- a CDS encoding peptide ABC transporter substrate-binding protein; this encodes MRISLRQLAVLLLLVVLTATGCSRQPQQTANTLRYVLEAEPATLDPAKSTAIPESLAELQLFEGLTRLDAKDRPLPGVATQWEISADGLRYIFHLRPDARWSNGEALTAHDFVYSWRRALDPETASENSYMLYALKNGQAFNEKEAAPEDVGVRALDERTLEVTLEKPTAYFLSLASFHAFYPVHRASIEKAPESWSSQAETLIGNGPFRLTGWVHHGSLSFAKNPYYRDAASIRLVGMYWPIVDAQATRLTLVETGQADMMVEPPVVEHDRLQKEGLLRIAPYLGLYYYVFNTQAPPFDRLEVRRAFALSFQRQALITHVVKGGKLPAYAWVPPGLTNPATGLDFRQEGGDLSREDAAAAKEALQKAGYGNALPPVTLLFNTGEMHKAIAEAAQEMWKQSLGVAVTLTNQESKVFLASRTRGEFQIARASWIGDYADPMTFLDVFKDATNDARYQNPRYNALIEEAQSALDPARRMAAMHEAEQILLDDAVILPIYYTTQPYVASPRLQGVSWSVLGLADFKDSYLLENR
- a CDS encoding LD-carboxypeptidase, which gives rise to MKSLIKPRPLRQGDTIGLVAPASPGKAEELEQGVRWLQAQGFQVSLGKSAAYTDGICAGDDALRVDDLHTFFADPSIAGILCIRGGYGSMRLLPQLDYELIKRHPKVFMGYSDITALHTVLQQQCGLVSFHGPMAASDFGREPLSDFTCKHSLRALTSTNPLGELPTPPAGATPFFLVPGETSGPLCGGNLSLITATLGTPYELDTAGRILCLEEVGEAPYRLDRLLTQLHLAGKLQAAAAIVMGVCSNCDSEEDPPGQRTVDVLRERLGSLGKPVLCDVSFGHTSDKLTLPLGVQAMVSPRAGLVLTEAALEEAPANVY
- a CDS encoding amidohydrolase, with translation MFTEEKKRLCQKVDALEAEMTRLSLALHARPELGNEEYEAAQLLTDASRMQGFHVTQGVAGLPTSFLAKRGDSGPKIAFLAEYDALPGLGHACGHNLIASMSFGAAAAFAALTTSQAQTYFIGCPAEETQGGKIALTNAGVFNGFDAVFIIHPSDETTLGGTSLASHPLCVRFHGREAHVASRSERGINALDALVLFYQGLQGLRLRFGEQALIAGIITAGGTAPNIVPALAEMKCTVRSLSSDYLEQQVLPAVRALATGIAEGTGATVTLEHYEPLFKELIQNTDLAAYFAENLRLLGEPVRQLPDNDAGGSTDVGNVSHVAPTLHPELSIGAGLTAHTPAFAQAAGSAAAQKRALIGAKAMAMSAWDICLQNTKRSLL
- a CDS encoding exodeoxyribonuclease III, coding for MKFISWNVNGLRACLGKGFNDFFQQSDADFFCVQETKMQPHQAELDFPGYEQYWNSAVKKGYSGTAVFTRHTPLSVRLGMGLEEHDQEGRLLTLEYPDFFLVNVYTPNSQRELARLDYRMQWENDFRRYLAKLDTEKAVILCGDINVAHQEIDIKNPKSNRRNAGFTDEERGKMSELLMEGFTDTFRYLYPARENAYTWWSYMMKARDRNVGWRIDYFLVSDRLQDRIKEAMIYADIMGSDHCPVGLELK